GATTGATCAATGTGCTTTACTTTTACAGAAGAACAAGACACATCCACGTTTTTTCACTTTGTCCACTACTTCACTTACGCATTGAAATAGTTTGCAAGAGAAAATGGTCAAAGCATTTTCTCTTGACAAGTGTTTCTTATTTCTGTATAAATACGGTGTTTTTTAATAAAGAGGTGAAGATAAATGAAGACTTTTTTTGCTAAGAGTGAAGATGTTGAAAGAAATTGGTATTTGATAGATGCCGCAGATAAAGTAGTGGGGAAATTGGCGGTGAGAATAGCTGATACTTTAAGAGGAAAAAATAAACCTCAATTTACTCCTCATGTGGATACGGGTGATTTTGTGGTAGTTATTAATGCGGAGAAGGTAAGGTTTACAGGAAATAAATGGCAGGATAAGTATTATTATAGACATAGTGGATATTTTAGTGGACTGAAGAGTGTAAATGCAGAAGAGATGCTTGAAAAACATCCAGAAAGAATCCTTATGTCTGCTGTTAAGGGGATGTTGCCCAAGAATAGGTTGGGTAGAAAGCTGATTAAAAAGTTAAAGATATATAAGGGATGTGATCATCCTCATGAAGCGCAAAATCCGCAAAAATTAGAGGTGTAAATGCAAAGATTTTATGCTACCGGAAGAAGAAAGACTTCTGTTGCCAGGGTCTGGATCAATGGAGGAAAGGGCGAGATTAAAGTAAACGGGAAGCCACTGTCAGATTATTTTAATGGACTTAAAGCAGAGATACTTAAAATATTGTATCCCTTAAAGATTGTTGATTTAGAGAATAGGGTAGATATGTTTGTCACCGTAAAAGGTGGGGGGATAACAGGGCAAGCGGAAGCGATAAGACATGGTTTGAATAAAGCACTTGTTGAATATGATCCTAAT
Above is a window of Deltaproteobacteria bacterium DNA encoding:
- the rpsI gene encoding 30S ribosomal protein S9 is translated as MQRFYATGRRKTSVARVWINGGKGEIKVNGKPLSDYFNGLKAEILKILYPLKIVDLENRVDMFVTVKGGGITGQAEAIRHGLNKALVEYDPNLRAKLKPLGLLSRDSRKKERKKYGRRKARASFQWSKR
- the rplM gene encoding 50S ribosomal protein L13, with translation MKTFFAKSEDVERNWYLIDAADKVVGKLAVRIADTLRGKNKPQFTPHVDTGDFVVVINAEKVRFTGNKWQDKYYYRHSGYFSGLKSVNAEEMLEKHPERILMSAVKGMLPKNRLGRKLIKKLKIYKGCDHPHEAQNPQKLEV